DNA sequence from the Leptospiraceae bacterium genome:
TGTATTTGTCCAATTCTTCCTCTTTCCAGGTTTTTAAAGACGGATCAAAATCATGGCCGATCTTTTCCCAGTGGTCTATCATTCGTTTTCTGCCTACACTTTCGCCGGGGTACCCGGGTGAGAAAACGCCGGCTCCTGCACCTTTTTCCAGTTTATCAATATAAGTATTTCGGATTTCGGCATAATCACGAGAACTATTACCTCCACTACCAAAAACCAGCAAGCCGATGCGGGGTAAACGAAGGGCTATAGGAATAATGGAAGTCGACTTGGAAAGGTGCTCCAGATTTTGAGCCGGAGACCAACCAAAATCGGGCTTTACGAAGAAATCTTCATCCTGAAACGAGGTGAAAAGATCTTCTGCTTCCTGAAATAATTGCTTTAAAGCAAATATTATCTGACTTTTGAAATAAACTTTTTCGAGTTCGGCCTGCTCCAAGCCAGAACCTCCTAATATTTAGCGGATACTATATCAAATTCATTGGCGGCTTTATATTTCAAGACAATTTCACTATCTTCTAACTGAATAAAGATCTGATTATCTTTGATATGATAAATACCCACCTCGGTATAATCCCTATCATTACGGCTGGGATAATAAAATACTTTATTTTTGTATAAGGAAATTACATTACTACCGTATTTTATACGTAAATTTGTAGTATAGGTATTGTTCAAGGTATTTTCTATGAGATTCAAAGGAAAATTATCTTTAGGTTCCGAACCAACGAGATATTCTCCTAAAGCATAACCATTTACTTCCTTGATATAATACCAGTTTGCGTACGTTCCACTCAATTTGATGACTTTTTTCGTCATTTTCACTGTAAGTTTTGTTCCGAAAGGAAGCAAGGTAACTGTTTGAGAGGTGAAAGTAGGTTCTCGCTTTATTGCAAGTCCTGTTTTATGAACGACAAACTTTTCAATAAAAGCCACTCCTTCCGGGAACATTTCCGGATCGTCCTTGGGCTCCGGTACAACATGAGAACTGGCACTGGCTACTTCAGGTTTGGATTCGGGCACTTTTTCATTTTTTTCGACTTTGGGAGGAGTTTTCCCCTGGGTAGTGTAGGTGGCTCCACGCGAAATGTCTTTCCAGACACCTTTTAAATCAAAAAGATAAATAAAACCGGCTAAAAGGGTAAAACTTAAGGCCACATAACGAACCGGCCTGGATTTCTGGTAATAGGTTAAAAACGTACTGGTAATTTTCTTTTTTAGCCTGTAGGATTCAATTTCATCCGACAGACCTTCTCGGTTCCAGTATTTTAGACAAATATCCCGGTAGTTGATGTATTCTTTGAGCTTGTCTTCGTAAAGGCGCTTTAAAACCGGGTCCTGGGTGGAATCCGGATGGTTATCTTTTACCTTGGTGTTAAACGAAGAGCGTATAGCTTTCTCGTTAGATTCTCCTACAACAAGGGCCAAACCTTCAAAACTATTAATAATTTCTTCTAATTGGCTATCCGTTAATTTTTCCGTATTCATAATCCCACCTCGGTACAAGCCCAAGGGAAAGTATTTTTTTTGTCCCTTAATAGGCAATAAAAATTTTCTCATTCAACCTTCACTTATTATACACCTATTTTAAAAAAAAGCACGTACTTTTTATCTTTGCTTCCGGTTCTGCTCTAAAAATAAGCATATTTTGAGTCTGTCAAAAAGACCGGATGTTTTCTTATTCTTTAATATCGGAAATAAATTTTTTATTCGGGGAATTTTATTCCGGAAAGCAATTTACGGGTAAGAACTGTAATAAATGCTGAGTAGTGTAAAACTTAGCGCATATTCTTC
Encoded proteins:
- a CDS encoding DinB family protein yields the protein MEQAELEKVYFKSQIIFALKQLFQEAEDLFTSFQDEDFFVKPDFGWSPAQNLEHLSKSTSIIPIALRLPRIGLLVFGSGGNSSRDYAEIRNTYIDKLEKGAGAGVFSPGYPGESVGRKRMIDHWEKIGHDFDPSLKTWKEEELDKYRLPHPILGLISIREMLFFTMYHITRHVDNVRKKKES